Proteins from a genomic interval of Uloborus diversus isolate 005 chromosome 4, Udiv.v.3.1, whole genome shotgun sequence:
- the LOC129220532 gene encoding transmembrane protein 205-like: protein MWACFLKSLNMRIPSQFSVMPHRIHISLVISLSRCTNLATTLAFLYASFLMLTAGSRTPSTSWSCTLLYLASFATHFGTQIWMTFISGIVLFFKLPRKIFGLVQRHLFPNYFLLNSVLGFLTLWIFILQNPESITQRWALAICFLCDLSGMMYIVPDMIETMTERAKLEEAAGIGQEVVGRFTPTEKLKSCPGYSALHARFRRFHGLCAIVNMLAMVCNMIHMYHLACKLIDR from the exons ATGTGGGCTTGCTTTCTTAAGTCATTAAACATGAGGATACCTTCTCAATTTAGCGTGATGCCTCACCGCATCCACATTTc GTTGGTCATCAGTCTGTCGCGGTGCACGAACCTAGCCACGACACTGGCCTTCTTGTACGCTTCTTTCCTGATGCTCACAGCTGGCAGCAGGACGCCGTCCACATCGTGGTCCTGCACCTTGTTGTACCTGGCATCCTTCGCTACGCACTTTGGAACACAAATATGGATGACTTTCATATCAG GTATCGTGCTGTTTTTCAAACTTCCCCGAAAAATATTTGGACTTGTGCAGAGGCATCTCTTTCCGAACTACTTCCTCTTAAACTCCGTCCTAGGGTTCCTAACTTTGTGGATATTTATCTTGCAGAATCCAGAATCTATAACACAA agATGGGCTTTGGCAATATGTTTCCTCTGTGATTTGTCCGGCATGATGTACATAGTGCCAGACATGATCGAGACAATGACGGAGCGGGCAAAACTAGAAGAAGCAGCCGGAATCGGACAGGAAGTTGTAGGTCGCTTTACGCCCACAGAGAAGCTGAAATCCTGCCCTGGATACTCAGCACTGCACGCAAGGTTCAGGAGATTCCATGGTCTTTGCGCCATAGTGAACATGCTAGCCATGGTGTGTAACATGATACATATGTACCATCTAGCTTGCAAGCTGATAGACCGGTGA